AGGTTGAGAGTAACGAATTGCCGTTATAAATCCTACAATACGAGTAATTGAAGGCATTAAACGAAATGCTGCCATAGCAAAGAGTGCCATTGTTGAAACTAGACTAGTAGTATTACTACCTTTAAAAACAATAATTAACATCGTGATCAGTACGATTGTTACCATAATCGTTTCAATAAAATATCTCGGCACTTGATTTAACATTCCTAATTGTCGACTATTTCTTGCGCCTATTTGACTTTGAGCAGTAAAGGCATTAACAAAGAAATCTTCTTTTCCGGAAACCTTTACTTCTTTACTCGCACCTAGCCCTTGGTTTACCCACTTAATCATTGCCGCGTTTACTATTTGTTGTTCAGTACCTAGATGGCTAATTTTTTTACGAAAAAATCTAAAAAAGATAAATACACTACCACCTAGTAGTGTTGAAGCAATAATAGTTGCTAAAGGAGCCGTAAAAATTAACAAAGCTAGAATAAATGATGTTACTAAAATTTCTGTTAATAGTTGAAAACCCGATATGATAATTCCTTGGAAAACTTTTGTGATTTCTGAATTTATATTTCGGAGTAATTCTGATGTATTTCTTTGCAAATGAAATACATAAGGTTTCGTTAAATACTCCTTAAACAGGCTTCTAGATAGTCTTACTTGTTGATTTAGAATGACACGAACTTGTATATAGTTAAAAAATAATAGGTAGATGTTTTTAATAAAAAAGATTGAAAGTAATGCTATACCTGCGAATACGATAAATCCATTAATGGAATTGAAATGAAAAAAATTATATAAAAATGATAAAATAGATTGTTCTTTAATTACCTTTGGATCAGTTAAAATTCCTACAAAAGGAAAAATTGCTCCAATTCCAATTGTTTCAAATACCGCTGCTACTATCATCATGATAAATAAAATTAATAGTTTCTTCTTTTCATTTTTGTTAAAAAGCATTAGTAATTTGCTTAACGAAGACTTCAAAATATATCACCCTTTAAAAATAAAATAAGTAATCCATAATACTTTGAAAGGATTACTAGGTCTTTTCCCTTGTTTTAAATCTGATAGTTAATAAGATACTTTTTTACTTAATACTCATAGAAACAATTATTAAACTCTCAATAGCCATTCTATATCCCAAATTTTAGAATTTACGATATTCTGGTAACGATTTCTTCTTCATACTTAATATCATTAATTCCGTGAACATCAGTACCTTCTGGAACTTCACCTACATATTTATTTTTAATTGCTTCTTTTTCTACAGCTTTATTTAAAAACCATTCATATTCAATATCAATATGACCAATATCAATTGCATGATAGCCATAATTAGCTAAGTCATAAGCTAATACCGTAGCTGTAGGCCCAAGAGCAATTAACACTAGTTTTGACTTATCATGTTTTAATACCTCTTCAAATATTTGATCATACTTTGCAAATGCGTCAGTAGCTGGACATAAGATTCTTTTTATTGATTTGGTATTATCGAACAAATTATTTCCAATTCCTAGTCTACTTTGTTCTCCTTCAATAATAATGACCTCTTTTTGATGCCACAGCTTTTTAAAAGTCTTAAACCTAAACTCAGCCTGACTTTTGTCCTTATAGTCTATATAAAGTCGTGTGACCAATGAATCATAATAGACTTTGTTCTTTTGTAATAGTTTATAAATCTTATATCGATTTAAATTTAAGTAACGTATCCAATAATTTCTTGATCTGTCTGTACACCAGTCAACATTTTTAAAAACATTCGGGATAAAGACTTCATGATTTTCTTGATTACTTTTAATAATTTCCCTTAATCTTAAGCTTAACTCCCCTGAATATGGCTGAAACCTTAAGCTTTTTCCGTTCATTATATTGAACTCACCATCGCCATACCTACTTATCGAACATCTATTTCGGACAATTAGGTTTAAACTTTCATCAGTTGTTTTTACAGAAGGTTGGCTAGAAAATAAAAAAACCAATCCATTAAATAGGGTGGTAATCTGTTCAATACTTCTTATTTTAATTTTTGAACCTAACACATACATTCTTCGGTATATGCTCATCCTCTTTTTCTCCTTGATAGGAAATTAATTATTAATTTATATAAAATAGGGTGAATACGTGTTGCAAATAATAATATTTTTACATTTGTAACATACTCTTTTAGTTTGATTGTTTCCGTGAAGTAATTGTTTAAAATCTCGGTTACTTTTTTATATTCTTTTTGATATAAAATATGATTCGGATCTAGTGAAATTGTGTTTAAAACGGCCATTGCATTATTAGCCAGTTTTAGTGTTATGATTGGCTTTAGTTCAGGATAATATCGACTTACATAACGATAGATTTCGTCGTAAATCAGGACTGCATCAATACTTTTATTTTTTACTGCCAAATCCATTGTGCTATTTTCGCGCTTAATATAATGGTATTTTGGTTCACCAATATAGCATACTTTTTCACTCTCATTAATTACTTTATAAGTAAATGCTGTATCCTCATACATAATCCCTTCTGGAAATCTAAGATTTTCCAAAAGCTTTCTTTTCATTAATTTCGACCAAACAACTTCATCATATAATGCACCTTCAAATAATGCCTTCATTGCTTGACCTCTATTATGAATCGTTAATGGCTCTGATCCATTTACGATTGTTTTGTCGTTATAATGAACTGTACTCGTGCAGTTTGCAATATCACAGTCATTCTCAATACAAATATTATAAAGTAGTTCATACATATCCGGTTCAATCCAGTCATCACTATCTACGAATCCTATATAATCACCTTTAGCTATGTTTAGAGCAGCATTTCTAGCACTTGCTTGCCCGCCATTTTTTTTATGAATTACCTTTATTCGATTATCCTTTTTAGCATACTCATCGCATATTATTCCGCATTGATCGGGTGATCCATCATCGACAAGGATAAGTTCAAAGTCAGTTAGCGTTTGAGCTAAGATTGAATCCACACATTTATGTATATATGGCTCTACTTTATACACAGGAACAATAATACTTATTTTGGGATTCATTTGTTCACTATCCTTTCTATTATTAATAGTTTACGAATGTTGGAGTATGTTCTTAAAAGGTAATTTAATCCCCACATATAATTCGTAAATATAAAGTTAAACTTGTTAATATTTAACTTCGAAGTCTTTACTATAGGATAAAATTTCTTTAAATTTGGATTTACTAAAAATTCTCGGTAACTTTTTAGGATTTTGTTTTTTAATTCATTTCTATATTTCTTTTTTGGATCAATTTTTTTATTGATAAGTAGTTTTTGATAAAAAAATAAGATACGGGTAAAAAAATAAGATTCTGATAAAGTAAGTAATGATTGTTCACTAACACGTTCCCTTATAAAATGAAATCTTTCTTCATCACACTCTAAGCCATCTAAGTTCCTTAAAGTAAATATTTCTTGTTTTGACATTGTACTCTCGTTTCTTTGTACGTAATAATATTTACTTGCATCAATAAATACGTATTTCTTTACCAAATAATATATTTTAAATGCTAAAAAACCATCTTCATATAACTTATTAGGAAATCTAAGATCATCAAATATTTCTTTTTTATACAACTTATTACAAACTGAATTCCTGTATCCATTGTTT
This genomic interval from Gottfriedia acidiceleris contains the following:
- a CDS encoding ABC transporter ATP-binding protein, yielding MKSSLSKLLMLFNKNEKKKLLILFIMMIVAAVFETIGIGAIFPFVGILTDPKVIKEQSILSFLYNFFHFNSINGFIVFAGIALLSIFFIKNIYLLFFNYIQVRVILNQQVRLSRSLFKEYLTKPYVFHLQRNTSELLRNINSEITKVFQGIIISGFQLLTEILVTSFILALLIFTAPLATIIASTLLGGSVFIFFRFFRKKISHLGTEQQIVNAAMIKWVNQGLGASKEVKVSGKEDFFVNAFTAQSQIGARNSRQLGMLNQVPRYFIETIMVTIVLITMLIIVFKGSNTTSLVSTMALFAMAAFRLMPSITRIVGFITAIRYSQPALLTIYDDLFLNKDQHVSSDHLVLEDSSKILGRNERVYTDSIILKDISFRYPNQKDFSVRDVSLKIPIGQSVAFIGESGAGKTTLVDIILGLFHPENGEILIDGKNLNDQRATWKQKIGYIPQSIFLSDDSIRGNIAFGLDENQIDDYAVWRALEQAQLKEFVESLPNQLNTTVGERGVRLSGGQRQRIGIARALYHNPEIIFMDEATSALDNETEKEIMKAIDGLKGEKTLIIIAHRLSTIENCDIVFKLNKGRLVTVDYKLKHSVI
- a CDS encoding SP_1767 family glycosyltransferase is translated as MSIYRRMYVLGSKIKIRSIEQITTLFNGLVFLFSSQPSVKTTDESLNLIVRNRCSISRYGDGEFNIMNGKSLRFQPYSGELSLRLREIIKSNQENHEVFIPNVFKNVDWCTDRSRNYWIRYLNLNRYKIYKLLQKNKVYYDSLVTRLYIDYKDKSQAEFRFKTFKKLWHQKEVIIIEGEQSRLGIGNNLFDNTKSIKRILCPATDAFAKYDQIFEEVLKHDKSKLVLIALGPTATVLAYDLANYGYHAIDIGHIDIEYEWFLNKAVEKEAIKNKYVGEVPEGTDVHGINDIKYEEEIVTRIS
- a CDS encoding glycosyltransferase family 2 protein, whose product is MNPKISIIVPVYKVEPYIHKCVDSILAQTLTDFELILVDDGSPDQCGIICDEYAKKDNRIKVIHKKNGGQASARNAALNIAKGDYIGFVDSDDWIEPDMYELLYNICIENDCDIANCTSTVHYNDKTIVNGSEPLTIHNRGQAMKALFEGALYDEVVWSKLMKRKLLENLRFPEGIMYEDTAFTYKVINESEKVCYIGEPKYHYIKRENSTMDLAVKNKSIDAVLIYDEIYRYVSRYYPELKPIITLKLANNAMAVLNTISLDPNHILYQKEYKKVTEILNNYFTETIKLKEYVTNVKILLFATRIHPILYKLIINFLSRRKRG
- a CDS encoding glycosyltransferase family 2 protein, which codes for MNPKISIIVPVYKVEPYLHKCINSILDQTFADFELILVNDGSPDKSGEICDHYASKDNRIKVFHKENGGQASARNMGLDIAKGDYIGFVDSDDYIDNDMFESLIENALKFEADVVECGIKIVNGNKVEQIQNNNQIEIGDNIFALKGLLNNGYRNSVCNKLYKKEIFDDLRFPNKLYEDGFLAFKIYYLVKKYVFIDASKYYYVQRNESTMSKQEIFTLRNLDGLECDEERFHFIRERVSEQSLLTLSESYFFTRILFFYQKLLINKKIDPKKKYRNELKNKILKSYREFLVNPNLKKFYPIVKTSKLNINKFNFIFTNYMWGLNYLLRTYSNIRKLLIIERIVNK